GTCGACCACATCACCTTCCGGGTGAGGGAAGGGGAGATCTTCGGCTTTCTTGGACCCAACGGGGCTGGAAAAACCACCACCATCCACATGCTCACCACCGTCCTCAAACCCACCAGTGGAAGGGCTGAGGTATGCGGTTACGATGTGGTTAGGGAACCGGAAAAGGTGAGGAGATCCATAGGAGTGGTGCCCCAGGAGTATACCGCAGACGAGGATCTCACCGGGTATGAAAACGTGATGCTCTGTGCGGATCTCTACGGGCTCCCGAAGGAAGAAGCGAGAAGAAGGGCCCTCGAACTTCTCTCCCTGGTACAGCTGGAACCCTTCAAGGACAAGAGGGTGGAGACCTACTCCGGTGGGATGAGGAGGAGGCTGGAGTTGGCCTGCGGGCTCATCAACCGCCCGAAGGTGCTCTTCTTGGACGAACCCACGCTGGGACTTGACGTTCAGACCAGAACTTCCATCTGGAGGTACATCCTCTATCTCAGGGAAACCTTTGGGATGACGATTTTCCTCACCACCCATTACTTGGAGGAGGCAGATCATCTCTGCGATCGTATCGCCATCATCGACCACGGGAAGATCGTGGGAGAGGGAAGTCCTTCGGAACTTAAGGACTCACTGGGAGGAGACCTCCTGACGCTGGAATGCGAAGGTGAAGGCGTGGAGGAAGTACTCGGGGAGATAGATGGGGTGAAGGAAGTGAAGAAGGAAGGAACGGAGTACAGGATAAAGGTGAACAAAGGGGAGAGCGTTGCCCCCCTCCTCCTCAAGGCCCTGGGGGAAAGGAGGCTGACGGTCAAACGACTTTCCCTCACGAAACCCACTTTAAACGAAGTCTATTTGGAAAAGACCGGAAGATCCTTCAGGGACCAGGAAGAAAAGCCGGAGGAGAACCTCAGGCAGAGGATTACCCTATGGAGAGCCAGGAGATGAAGGGAAGACCCCTCCAAGGCTTCCTTGCCCTTACCCACAGGGAGCTGAAGAAATGGTACAAGGAACCTCTCCTCCTCCTCATCACCATCCTCCAGCCCCTCATCTGGATGATCTTCTTGGGAAAGGCCATGAACCTAGAGGCCGTTTTCGGAGGGGGGTTACCGCCCGACTTGGCAAGACAGCTCATGCTCCGCTCCTTCGGAACCGCAGATTACTTCTCCTTCATGGCTATAGGCATGATAGCCGTCACCTGTCTCTTCACCACGATGTTCACGGGCTTCTCCATCATCTGGGATCGCAGGCTGGGCTTCCTCAACAAGGTCTTGAGCACCCCCGTCTCCAGGGTCTCCGTGGTTTTCGCTAAGGTCTTCTACGCCACCCTGCGCTCCTCCTTCCAGGTCCTCATCATTCTGTCTGCAGCCTTTGCCCTAGGCCTCCAAACGGGACCGGGCTTTCATCCCCTTTACCTGCTCGGGGTCCTCCTGGTAACCTTCATGGTATGCGTGACCTTTTCTTCCCTTTTCCTCATGCTGGCCCTCAGATCCACCCGATGGGAAACGCCGATGGCGATGGTGAACCTCTTGGTCATGCCCCTCATGTTCGCCTCCAACGTCTTCTTCCCTCTGGAGCTCATGCCCGGATGGCTCAAAACGGTGGCGAGTTTTAATCCCCTCTCCTACACCAACGACGCCCTCAGACAGTTCACCATTTACGAACTGGACCTCAATGCCCTTCTCAAAGACCTGACCTACCTGGGTCTCTTCTGTTTGTTCATTTCTTCCCTCAGCATCTACCTTGCCAAAAAATACCTTTCCCGCTAACCCTTGAGCTCTATCTTGATGTGAACGTCCTGGGGGACCTGTAGGCGCATGAGCTGACGCATCGCCCTTTCATCGGCACTCATGTGGATGAGCCTCTTGTGGATCCTGAGCTCCCACTTGTCCCAAGTGGCCGTTCCCTCCCCATCCGGAGATTTCTTCACGGGTATCACTATCCTTTTCGTGGGGAGGGGAATGGGCCCGGAAATGCTCACTCCAGTACGCTGGGCTATGTCCTTGATCTGAGCGCAGATTTCATCCAGCTTCTTGTGATCCGTACTCGAAAGGTGAATCTTGGCCTGCTGCATCTTCGCACCCCCTCACCTTCCTCCACCGGATAAAAAAGGTTCACTTGGCCTTTACCACATCGATACACACACCGGCCGCGATGGTCATACCCATGTCACGGATGGCAAACCTGGCGAGCTGTGGTATGTCCGAAACCTTCTCTATCACCAGGGGTTTCGTGGGCCTCACCTTGATGGTGGCCATGTCCCCCCTCTTTATGAACTGCGGGTGATCCTCCAAGACGGCACCAGTCTTGGGGTCCAGCTTGTTGATGATCTCCGTGATCTGGCAAGCCACTTGGGCGGTGTGAACGTGGAAAACCGGTGTGTAACCCGCCGCTATGGCGGTGGGATGCTGTAGAACGGCGATCCTAGCGGTGAACTCACTCACCACCGTTGGAGGTGCATTCGGAAGACCGGCAACATCACCCCTCTTGATCTCGTTCTTCGCTATTCCCCTAACGTTGAACCCGATGTTGTCTCCAGGCTCTGCCTTGGGAATGGGCTCGTGGTGCATCTCTATGGATTTTACTTCACCTGTCTTCCCGGAGGGTTCAAACACGACCGTGTCACCCGTCTTTAGCACTCCCGTCTCCACCCTTCCCACGGGCACCGTTCCCACTCCAGTGATGGAATACACATCCTGGATGGGGATCCTGAGGGGCTTGTCTATGGGCTTGGGTGGGAGGCTGAAGGTATCCAAGGCCTCCAAGATGGTGGGACCACTATACCAGCTCATCTTGCTGCTGGGCTTCGTCACGTTCTCTCCATAGAAAGCAGCCACGGGGACAAAGGGGAACTTGTCCGCGTTCCTGTAACCTACCACCCTCAACATTTCCATGATTTCTGATTTCAACTTCTCGTAAACTTCTTTCTTGTAATCGACCAGATCCATTTTGTTGATCGCCACCACCAGCTGGTTCACTCCCAGCGTGAAGGCTAGGGCGGCATGCTCCCTCGTCTGGGGCATGATCCCATCGTCGGCCGCCACCACCAGGATGCCAGCATCCGCTTGGCTCGCCCCCGTGATCATGTTCTTGACGAAGTCCCTGTGCCCTGGGGCATCTATCAAGGTGAAGTAATACTTGTTGGTTTCGAACTTCCTGTGGGCCAGGTCTATGGTAAGACCCCGTTCCCTCTCTTCCTTGAGATCATCAAAAACCCAAGCGAACTTGAAGGTTTTTCCCTTGTCACCCATCGCCTCGAACTTCTTGATCTCATCTTCCTTCACTTCCCCCGTTTCGAAGAGCAATCTGCCTAGCAGGGTGGACTTGCCATGGTCCACGTGCCCCATCGTCACCAAGTTCAAGTGTGGTTTGGCCATTTTCCCGACCTTAGTCTCGATTGTTTTCCCGAATTTAAATCTTTTTGCGTCACCTGGCTTTTTCCGCTATCCTCTCTATTTCTTCCTTTCTGGCCACCGCATAACTTCTGGAATCGTATTGAGAAGCCAAAATGATCTCCTCGGCCAAACATTCCTCTATGGGTTTCTTGTTGCGGAAGGAGGCTGCAAAGGCACCCGCCGCTATGTTCATCAAGGCCACATCAATACCCCTGGCGGGAGAAGCATCTACCGCCACATGGTAGGTGATACCACCATAGGTAATCCTGGTCGTTTCCTCCCTGGGTGCGGCGTAATGGATGGCATCCACTAAGACCTGTAAGGGATTCTTTCCCGTCCTCTCTTCTATGATTTCAAAAGCTCTCTTCACGATATTGTAGGCCTTGTGCTTCTTCCCGCATGCCCCGGCCCCCCTTATCACCCTCCCCCCTATCTTTTTGGCCCCTGGCCCTGACCTCATGATCTTGTTGATCAAACGCTCAACGATGGGCACTTCTGCCTTTCCCAAGGGCTTGGAGGCATGCCTTCCACCGGAAGAAAGGGAAAGAGTGGGTTGTAACCTGAGATATTTCTTCATGCCAGGATCCTTTATCTCCACCCCCTCTGCCGACCACTTCCCAAAGTACTTAAATTCCACCAAGTTCTCACCTCGTGGGTTTTTCCTTCCTCCCCTTCACCAATTCCTTCAAAGAAACTCCGTTCACCTTCACCACCTTGTATCTCACCCCAGGAATGTCACCCTTGGGACCCCCTTGGGCCCCCCCTATTCCTTCTATGATCACCTCATCGTGTTCATCGATGAATCCAATCGCCCCATCACCGGGCGCGAAGGCAGTTACCTGTCTCCCATTCTTCACTATTTGAACCCTCACGCACTTCCTGATGGCGGAGTTGGGCTGTTTTGCCTCCACCCCCACCTTCTCGAGCACGATGGCCCTAGCTTGCGGGGCCCCTTCGAGCGGGTCAGCTTTCTTGTCCAGCATGAGCATCCTCCTTTTGTACTCCGAATCCTTCCACCTGAACCTCTGTCTGTCGGAACGGAGCTTCCTAGCCGCAAACTCTCCCTTTCCCATATCATCCCCTCTGAGGCTCCTTCATTTTATTATTATGTTATGTAAGCCACAATTCCTTTGTGCCAACAACTTCGCCTTCTTGAGCCTAACACCTCCTTTACCGATGGCCAAACCCTTGTCCTGCTGTCTCACTTCAAGAACCGCCACTTTTTTTCCATTTTCCTCTATAAAAGTCAGGGAGTTTATCTGGGCCGGGGAGAAGAGGATTCTGAGGAACTCTTCGGGATCCTCAGAATATCCCACCACTTCTATTTCCTTTCCCAAGAGTTTCCTGAGCTTCTTTATGTGACATCCGTTCTTTCCCACGCAAAGACCCACCAGTTCCTTTTCTACCAAAAAGATCAACTTGTCCTCGCTCAGAAGACAGTCCCTGGCCCTCACCCCACTCACCATTTCCAAGAGTGACATGTACCTCATTTCTTCCTCGCTTAGAGTGATGCTCAACCCACCACCGTGGAGAGAATGTTGGAATTGCCGGGATCCAACACCGAACACACGTTCACGGAGAAAGGTCTTCCCACTGCCGTTCCCAGCTCCACGCTGTTTCCGGGATACCGAAAGAGGGGAACGCCGAAAAGCTTTGAAAGGTATTCGACTTCCTTCTTCACTTTATCCGGACAGTTGGAAGCTACTATGACCATCTTTACCTTTCCCGCCCTAAGAAGTTTCAGAGAACGATCCGTTCCCAAGATTACCTTCCCGCTCTCCACCGCCTTTCTTATCTCTTCATTTATGTTCACTTTTACCACCTTGCATCACTAGACGTACTGCACCAGTCCCCAGCGGAATGGGATTCCCCGTAATGATACTCTCCGTTACTCCCCTCAACCTGTCCACTTCTCCCCTCAAGCTGGCCTCCAACAGATGTTTGAGGGTGATTTCAAAGGCCGCCCTAGCAAGCACACTGGCCTTCTCCCCACTTACCCCGTGTCTGCCTATTTGCCTTACTTCACCCTTGGCCGTCATCATATCCGCCACCAGCATGATGTGCCTTATATCCACTTCCAGCCCCTGCTCCTTCAAAGTTTCCATCATCTCCTTTATCAAGGCATTTCTAGCCGCCTCTATCCCCAAGATTTCTTCTATTTCCCGAATGTTATTGGTTACGGTCCTCCTCTTGTCCACTCCTTCTATCTTCAGGACCTCTGCGAAGTTGGATCCTTCCGTGTATATCACATACTCTTCTCCCTCCTTCTTCACCACCACCTTTGTGATGTCCCTGATGCCCTTCAGCCTGAGTTTCCTCACCCTGGCCGCCAACCTACGTAGTTCGGAAAGACCTTCTTCCTCACCCATCCTTATCCTGATTTTGTTTTCATCCATGTTTATCTTCACCTTTGGTCCCAATTCTTGGGAGAGGATTTCCGCCACCTTACTGGGAGTGAGATTCCTCTGACGAAGCCTGGAGCGGTTCAGGGAAAGTAAGAGCTGCATGTTGATGAGGTCCGTTTCCATTTCGGAAATGATGTCTTCCACCGTAGTCATCTCAATCTCCTGGGCAAGGGCCTTGGCCTTTTCCTTGTCTTTGGAATAAGGAGGCTCTAAGTAGACCGTCATCAAGGCAGCCGAGGGAGTCCTCCTAGTGTCCAGGATCTCTATGAGTCTGGGCAAACCCAGAGTAACGTTCAATTCCGCCACTCCAGCATAGTGGAAGGTACGAAGGGTCATCTGAGTACCAGGCTCCCCAATAGACTGTGCCGCCACCGTTCCTACCGCCTCTCCAGGCTCCACCAGGGAAGAAAGATAGGCCTCCTTCACCGCCTCTATGACCTGCTGAAGGGTTTCCGTAGTTATGGCTTTTTCCTTGCTCACCTTCAAGAGGGTGTGCTCGAGCTCCTCTATGATGGCGGGGGGTACTTCCCCTTCCAACTTCCTAACTTCGGACTTGATGGTTTCTGGGGAAACTCCCACCATTTACTCCACCTTCACCCCCACTATTCTCTCCACTAGTCTATCCACCCTCACGGCCTTTCCGTTATCCGTCCTCATGGGGTCGGCCCCGTCCTCCCCGTAGAGGAACTGCACGATGGCTCCCCTGTCATCCCTGACCGTCCCATCGTACTCCACGTGAAGGTCCTGCAACGCATTTATCAACCTGCGCTGCATGTAACCACTCTGGGCCGTCCTCACGGCCGTATCCACCAATCCCTCCCTACCACCCATGGCATGGAAGAAGAACTCCTTCGGTTTAAGCCCATCCTTGTAGCTCGAACTCACGAATCCCCTGGCCTCAGCTCCCAGGTCCCCGGGCTTGAAGTGTATGAGCACCCTGTTGGTATATCCGCGGTTGAGCCTTTCACCCCTTACCGACTGCTGTCCCACGCAGGCTGCCATCTGGGTGAGGTTGAGCATGCTTCCCCTTGCACCCGTTCTGGCCATGATGACGGCAGGATTGGAAAGGGTGAGATGTTTCTCGGCTACTTCTCCCGCCTCATCCCTGACCTCGGCCAGGACCTCCATGATCCTCATTTCCAGGGTCTCCCTCATCGACCTCCCGGGTAGGGGTTCCAGCTCTTCTTTCTCGTATATCTCTATGAGCTGCTGGACCTTCTTCTTGGCCTCCTCTATTTTCTCCTCTATCCTCTCCTTGGCTATGAGGGGAATATCCTCGTCCTCTATGCTGGTGGTGAATCCCAGCATCGTGGCGGCGGCTATGGAGAGTCTGGTCACCTGGTTGAGGAACTCGGACGCCCTTTCCACCCCGTACTCCTTGGTGAGTCTGTCCCAGAGTTCACATTTATCGAGGGCCTTGTAGGCATGGGCATCGATCACCCCATACTTGAGCTCTCCCTTCTCTATTACCACATAGGCCTCCTTCTCGCATTCCTTTTCCTTGCATTTCGAACAACCCTCACATATCTTTGCCCGATAGGTGAGGTTGAAATCCTTGGGCAGAAGGATGCTGAAGATCTGCTTGCCCGTCCAGTATTCCTTTCCCTCCCTCCTCACCGCAGGTTCGGGAAGGATCGGTTCTACCCCCGCCTGAAGGAGGAGCTGACAGGCCTTTTCCCTGTCCAGCAGGGTCTCCTTCCTGGTGAGTAGGTAGGCACCCGTTATGTGATCCTGGATGCCACCTATGATGGGTCCTCCGAATCTTGGAGAGATGATCTGGTTCTGTACCGCCATGAGGATCATGGCCTCCACTTGGGCCTCCTCGCTCTGGGGTACGTGGAGGTTCATCTCGTCCCCATCAAAGTCTGCATTGTACAGGGGACAGACGCAGAGGTTCAATCTGAAGGTCAGGCCCGGCATCACCCTCACTTTGTGGGCCATGATGGACATCCTGTGAAGGGAAGGCTGACGGTTGAAGAGCACGATGTCGCCATCCCTCAGGTTCCTCTCCACTATGTATCCTGGTTCCAGCTTCTGGGCCAGCTCCTCCCTATCCGCGTATCGGAGGTCGTACCTTTTACCATCCGGGCTTATTACCCACTGGGCCCCAGGATATTTCTCCACCCCCCTCCTCACCAGCTCGCGCATTTCCTCCAGGTTGAAAGTAGTCACCCTGGTCCTAACCGTGAGAACCCTAGCCACGTACTCCGGCACGCCCACCTCGTCGAACTTCAAGCAAGGATCGGGTGAAATCACTGCCCTCGCGGAAAAATCTACCCTCTTCCCGGAAAGGTTCCCCCTGAACCTCCCTTCCTTTCCCTTCAGTCTCTGCCCCAGGGTACGGAGGACCCTTCCAGATCTGTGCCTGGCTGGTGGAACTCCGGAAATCTCGTTGGAGAAGTAGGTGGCCACATGGTACTGGAGGAGCTCCCACAGGTCTTCCACGATGAGATGGGGGGCACCCGCCTCCATGTTCTCCGCCAGTCTCTGGTTGATCCTTATGATGTCCACGAGCTTATGGGTGAGATCGTCCTCCGATCTCACTCCAGTCTCAAGCGTGATGCTGGGCCTCACGGTGACGGGTGGGACCAAAAGCACCTGTAGGACCATCCATTCCGGTCTGATGGAAGGATTGATGCCCAAAAGCTTTAGGTCCTCGTTCCTTATCCTTTCCAATCTTGCCCTTATGTCCGAAGGGGTGAGTCTTCCCTTCCCCTCCACGAAGGTGAAAGGCTTCTCGAACTTCACTTCCTCCTGTTTTTCCCCGCAGTGGGGACACTCCTTCCTTCCCCTAGCCGCCTGTACGGCTTTCTCAGAAACTTTCCACCACTCCTCCTTTTCCTCCATTTCTTGCAGGAACTTCTCCCTCTCCTCCTCCTTCAAAAGGATCCTTCCGCACTTCCTGCAAGTGGACTGGAGGAGATCGAAAATGGTTTCCACATAGTTCACATGGATAACGGGCCTGGCCAGTTCTATGTGTCCGAAATGACCGGGACATTCCTTCGGACCTCCCCCACAGGTCTTACAGGTCAGTCCTGGCTCTACCACTCCGAGCCTCCTATCCATCAGCCCCCTCTCGATGGGAAAACCGTCCTCATCGTAGGTGTCGGCGGTGACTATCCTGGTAACCGACATCTTCCTTATCTCATCAGGAGAAAGCAGGGAAAATTGGATGCTCTCTATTGCCCTCTGCGGTCTCATCTCTTCCCCCCTCAAGCCTTGTCCCGCAGCTTTATGCGGGTGTCCAAACACAAGGACCTCAGCTCATCCAAAAGCAGTTTGAAGGCATAGGGCATCTCCACCGTGTAAATCTCCGACTCCTCTTCGCAGAACGGACAGTAAATCCTGTTCCTCTTCTTGTCGTGGACGGCGAAATGTCCGCATCTTCCGCAGATCAGGGCATCGAACTTGTCCGAGCTCTCCAGCAGTCTATCCCTGAGTAACCTGGCTGCCCCATACCCTATGAGGCAGTCCCTCTCCATTTCCCCAAACCTCAGCCCTCCTTCCCTCGCCCTTCCTTCCGTGGGCTGGTGGGTAAGCACCTGGACGGGTCCTCTGGACCTCACGTGGATTTTGTCCGCTGCCATGTGATGGAGTTTCTGATAATAACACACACCTATGAAGATCTCCGCAGGGATCATCTCGCCCGTCATTCCGTTGTACATTACCTCCTTCCCGGCGGGACTGAAGCCGCACTCCAAAAGTATTTTCCTTATCCTTTCCTCGGGTTCTCCTTCAAAGGTCGTGCCGTCTATCTCCCTTCCCGCTAGGGCTCCGGCTTTTCCTGCAACCATCTCGAGCAACTGCCCTATAGACATCCTGGAGGGAATGGCGTGCGGATTGATGATGAGATCGGGTACTATACCGTTCTCGGTAAAGGGCATGTCCGCCCCATCCATGATCAGCCCCACTACCCCCTTCTGCCCGTGCCTTGAAGCAAACTTGTCACCCAGCTCCGGAATCCTGAGGCTCCTAACCCTCACTCTGGCCGCTCTGTTCCCCTCCGCCGTCATCACCAAGTAAACCATGTCGGCTATTCCTTCTTCCCCAGGCTTTATCCTCACGGAGCTCTCCCTCCTCCCCATCTCCATTTTCACCCCGAATTCGTCCGTTTCTTCAAAGAACCTCGGAGGACTGGTCCTTCCTATGACCACATCCTCCACCCTGAGCCTCGACTCCACTTCCACTATTCCTTCCTCTCCCAACTGGGCGTAGTGGGAAGCATCGGAATAACCTCTTATTTCCTCGCTTGGTATTTCGAACTTATCCTTCTGTCCCCCAGAGTACCTGCCCTCTTCGGCCTCGTAAATGGTAAAGGAGGTGCTCCTCCCCAACCCCCTGTCTATTGAATCCCTGTTCACGATGATGGCATCTTCCATGTTGTAACCACCATAACAGGCTATTGCCACCACCAAGTTCTGTCCGCTGGGCCTCTTCCTCAATCCCACAATTTCCATTACCTTCGTTCCCACCAAGGGACGCTGGGGATAGTGGAGGAAATAGGAATGAGTGTCCGTTCTCGTATGCATGGCGGTGGAGAAAACACCCAGCGCCTGTTTGGCCATGTTAGCTCCATAGGTATTGCGTGGTGACTGGTTGTGCTCCGCGTAGGGAATGAGGGAAGCACTTACTCCCAGGATAACCAAGGGATGGAGCTCGAGGTGGGTGTGGGCGGGAGTGAGCTCTTCGGGATTTATCGCCACATAAGTGTTCTCTTCCTCGTCCGCATCCAAGTATTCCACCACCCCCATCCTGACGAGATCCCCCCAAGTCATCCTCCCGCTCTTGAGCATTTCCAGGTGCTGGTCCGTAACCAAGGGTTTGCCATCCTTCACCACAATCAGTGGTCTCCTCACCCTTCCGTGGTCACACCAAACGGCTACCTCCTTTGTGTCCTTCTTGAACCTAACATTTACCTGGTCGCTGAGTTCACCCCTCCTCCTCCTCTCCCTTATCTCCCTCGCCAGCTTTTCCCCATCTTCCACCGTACCCACCACCCTCCCGTTCAGGAGGACCACCACCCTACCGCTCCGCTCTCCTCCCTTCCTGATGGGGGTTACCCCCATCTTGTAGAGGGCCTTCTCCACTTCCTCTTCATCGGCACCAGTGGAGATCTCTGCCGTGAGGGCGAGGTTCTTGACCAATCCACAGTTTGGTCCTTCCGGAGTTTCAGAAGGACATATCTTACCCCAGTGGGTGGGATGCAGGTCCCTGGCCTCGAAGTGGGGCTGGCTCCTGCTCAGGGGGGAGACGATCCTGCGGAGGTGCGAGAGGGTGGAGATGTAGTTGGTCCTGTCCAGGAGCTGACTGACCCCCGTCCTACCACCAGGCCAGTTCCCCGTGGCCAAGGTATGCCTGATCTGCTCGGTGAGGAGATCCGCCCTAGCCGCCGTCCTCAGGTTGAGCTCCCTGCCCCTGGAATGGGAGCGCTCCAGCTGGTATTTGATATCCTTGATGAGGTTTAGAAGGGCCACCCTGAAGATGTTCTCAAGCATCTCACCGCTGAGCTTCAGACGTTTGTTTCCGTAGTGGTCCTTGTCATCCACCTCCCTTCTACCCAGCGAGAGTTCTATCACTCTCTCCACCATGCTACCGAGGAAGTAGGCCTTAGCCAGTCTGTCCTCGGGAGAGGTGCCTATGTGGGGGAGGAGGTATTTATCCAGGACTTCTTGGGCCCTCTGGAGTCTGTAACTCTTTACCTGCCCTATGGCCACCCTCTTCCCTATGATGTCGAGCGCATCCTTCTCCGTTTTGATCTCCGCACCCTCCTGCAGGTTCTCGAAGAGTTCCCTTATGATCTCGGGATCATCGGAAACCGCCTCCACGATGTCCTTATCCTTCACCAATCCCAAGGCCCTCATCACCACCACGAAGGGGAGCTGTCCAGGTACCGCGGGGAAGGACACCCTTATCAGTCCATCCCTCTTCCTCTCCACTACCACCAAAGCCCTGAAACCCCTGCGGCTCGAGAAAACCTTTGCAACCTCTACTCCCTGTCTCTCATCCCTTTCCACTAGGATGGAGTTCGTGGCCAGATCGTCCTGGATCACGATAACCCTTTCAGAGCCGTTGATGATGAAGTAACCTCCGGGATCCATGGGATCCTCCCCCATGGCGATGAGCTCCTCATCCGTCCTCCCATAAAGCACGCATATTTCGGACTTCAGCATCACCGGAATCTCCCCAATCATCACCCTCTGTGGGGGTCCCCTCTGTCCTTTGTAGACAATGCTCATTTCGAGGAAGAGGGGAGCCAGGTAACTCATGTTGCGTATCCTAGCTATGGCAGGGGTGACGTCGGGAAACCTGGCATGAGACCCATCGGCCTCCCTAAACCAGGGAGTCCCCACCGTGATCTTCCCGAATTCCACGTAGGTTCCCTCGATGTCAAGGTCTATCCCCCCTACGTCGTCTATAACCCGCTGGAGCCCATTCTTGATGAAGTCGTTATAGGAATCCAAATGTTGTCTAACCAATCCCCTTTCTTTAAGGAAGGCTTCCACCAATACCCATCTGTCCTTTAACATGGCTCATCCCTCCACCACATATCTATAGGCCAAGGTCCTACCGGCGGTGGGACTTTCCCTCTTCACTTCTACTATATCCCCGGGTTTTGCACCTATTGCCCTCGCTACGGGATCCGTGCTCTTCATGAGGGGAAGCTGATGGGGCTTCACCTTATACTTTCTCAGGATTTCTTCTTTTTCCTCTTCTGACAAAACCCTATGCTCCGGCACCAGTACGTGCCCCCGGGGATCGAAGCCTTCCTCCATCTTCCCACCCCATACGGGCCTGGTGGGATTCGAACCCACGACTCCCGGCTTAAAAGGCCGGTGCGCTAGCCAGACTGCGCTACAGGCCCAACTAACCGATGACTCAAAACTACTTATATTTATCCCTTTCGAAGACATAAAAAGCCTACTCTACCTCGTAAACCCTTCCCCTCTCCACCTCCCCCCTCTCGAACCTCTTCCTCATCTCGTCCGCTATCTTCTGGGCAAGGGGAGTGGGATATTCACCCGTAAGACAGGCAAGACACAGATCCTCCTTCCTAACGCCCGTGGCCCTCACGAAACCCTCCAGTGACTGATAGTGGACGGAATCTGCCCCTATCAGCTGAGCTATTTCTTCCTCTCGATGGGTGGAACCTATGAGCTCCCCAAAGGTGGCCATATCGATGCCATAGAAACAGGGGGAAATGATGCGGGGGAAGGTGAAATACATGTGTATCTCTTTGACCCCTGCCATCCTGAGTTTCCTTATGACCCTCTTGGAGGTATCCCCCCTCACAATGGAATCCTCCACCACGGCTATCCTCTTCCCCTTCAGGGCTTCCGTAACGTTGATCTTCCTGGAAATGATTTTCTCCCTCTCCTCAGTGCTAGAGATGAAGGCACGGTCCACTACATACCTATGTCTCCTCACCGCCCTTTCCCAAGGTATACCCGTCACCTCATGCATTCCGTAAGCCGCGTCATCCCCAGTGGAAGGGATGGAAACGATCACATCCACCTTCTTCGCCAGGTCTGGATCTTCTCTGGCGAGGTTCCTTCCGAATTCTTCCCTTATCTTGTATACGGGCTTATCATTGCAAAGTATGGAGTCGGGGCGGGCGAAGTAAGCGAACTCGAAACTGCAAAAGGCCCTTCTTTCCCCCTTTACTATTCTCTCCCTCCTAGTCCCTTCTCCAGACCAGACGATCAGTTCACCCGGTTGAACCTCCGCCTCGTATTTGAACTCGTTTATATCCAATCCCACACTTTCGGAAGACACGGCGAAGGTTTGGTTATCCG
The nucleotide sequence above comes from Candidatus Hadarchaeales archaeon. Encoded proteins:
- a CDS encoding ATP-binding cassette domain-containing protein, whose translation is MGDVIKAEGLTKVFNGFTAVDHITFRVREGEIFGFLGPNGAGKTTTIHMLTTVLKPTSGRAEVCGYDVVREPEKVRRSIGVVPQEYTADEDLTGYENVMLCADLYGLPKEEARRRALELLSLVQLEPFKDKRVETYSGGMRRRLELACGLINRPKVLFLDEPTLGLDVQTRTSIWRYILYLRETFGMTIFLTTHYLEEADHLCDRIAIIDHGKIVGEGSPSELKDSLGGDLLTLECEGEGVEEVLGEIDGVKEVKKEGTEYRIKVNKGESVAPLLLKALGERRLTVKRLSLTKPTLNEVYLEKTGRSFRDQEEKPEENLRQRITLWRARR
- a CDS encoding ABC transporter permease; translated protein: MESQEMKGRPLQGFLALTHRELKKWYKEPLLLLITILQPLIWMIFLGKAMNLEAVFGGGLPPDLARQLMLRSFGTADYFSFMAIGMIAVTCLFTTMFTGFSIIWDRRLGFLNKVLSTPVSRVSVVFAKVFYATLRSSFQVLIILSAAFALGLQTGPGFHPLYLLGVLLVTFMVCVTFSSLFLMLALRSTRWETPMAMVNLLVMPLMFASNVFFPLELMPGWLKTVASFNPLSYTNDALRQFTIYELDLNALLKDLTYLGLFCLFISSLSIYLAKKYLSR
- the rpsJ gene encoding 30S ribosomal protein S10, whose translation is MQQAKIHLSSTDHKKLDEICAQIKDIAQRTGVSISGPIPLPTKRIVIPVKKSPDGEGTATWDKWELRIHKRLIHMSADERAMRQLMRLQVPQDVHIKIELKG
- the tuf gene encoding translation elongation factor EF-1 subunit alpha; amino-acid sequence: MAKPHLNLVTMGHVDHGKSTLLGRLLFETGEVKEDEIKKFEAMGDKGKTFKFAWVFDDLKEERERGLTIDLAHRKFETNKYYFTLIDAPGHRDFVKNMITGASQADAGILVVAADDGIMPQTREHAALAFTLGVNQLVVAINKMDLVDYKKEVYEKLKSEIMEMLRVVGYRNADKFPFVPVAAFYGENVTKPSSKMSWYSGPTILEALDTFSLPPKPIDKPLRIPIQDVYSITGVGTVPVGRVETGVLKTGDTVVFEPSGKTGEVKSIEMHHEPIPKAEPGDNIGFNVRGIAKNEIKRGDVAGLPNAPPTVVSEFTARIAVLQHPTAIAAGYTPVFHVHTAQVACQITEIINKLDPKTGAVLEDHPQFIKRGDMATIKVRPTKPLVIEKVSDIPQLARFAIRDMGMTIAAGVCIDVVKAK
- a CDS encoding 30S ribosomal protein S7, producing MEFKYFGKWSAEGVEIKDPGMKKYLRLQPTLSLSSGGRHASKPLGKAEVPIVERLINKIMRSGPGAKKIGGRVIRGAGACGKKHKAYNIVKRAFEIIEERTGKNPLQVLVDAIHYAAPREETTRITYGGITYHVAVDASPARGIDVALMNIAAGAFAASFRNKKPIEECLAEEIILASQYDSRSYAVARKEEIERIAEKAR
- a CDS encoding 30S ribosomal protein S12: MGKGEFAARKLRSDRQRFRWKDSEYKRRMLMLDKKADPLEGAPQARAIVLEKVGVEAKQPNSAIRKCVRVQIVKNGRQVTAFAPGDGAIGFIDEHDEVIIEGIGGAQGGPKGDIPGVRYKVVKVNGVSLKELVKGRKEKPTR
- a CDS encoding NusA-like transcription termination signal-binding factor is translated as MSITLSEEEMRYMSLLEMVSGVRARDCLLSEDKLIFLVEKELVGLCVGKNGCHIKKLRKLLGKEIEVVGYSEDPEEFLRILFSPAQINSLTFIEENGKKVAVLEVRQQDKGLAIGKGGVRLKKAKLLAQRNCGLHNIIIK
- a CDS encoding 50S ribosomal protein L30e, with the protein product MNINEEIRKAVESGKVILGTDRSLKLLRAGKVKMVIVASNCPDKVKKEVEYLSKLFGVPLFRYPGNSVELGTAVGRPFSVNVCSVLDPGNSNILSTVVG